One stretch of Bos indicus x Bos taurus breed Angus x Brahman F1 hybrid chromosome 22, Bos_hybrid_MaternalHap_v2.0, whole genome shotgun sequence DNA includes these proteins:
- the SCAP gene encoding sterol regulatory element-binding protein cleavage-activating protein isoform X5, with product MLLHPSPNCSLRAESLVHVHFKEEIGIAELIPLVTTYIILFAYIYFSTRKIDMVKSKWGLALAAVVTVLSSLLMSVGLCTLFGLTPTLNGGEIFPYLVVVIGLENVLVLTKSVVSTPVDLEVKLRIAQGLSSESWSIMKNMATELGIVLIGYFTLVPAIQEFCLFAVVGLVSDFFLQMLFFTTVLSIDIRRMELADLNKRLPPEACLPPAKPVGRPTRFERQPTVRPSMPHTITLQPSSFRNLRLPKRLRVIYFLARTRLAQRLIMAGTVVWIGILVYTDPAGLRTYLAAQVTEQSPLGEGALAPLPVPSGVLPASHPDPAFSIFPPDASKLPENQTLPGEPPEPGGLAEGVHDSPAPEVTWGPEDEELWRKLSFRHWPTLFSYYNITLAKRYVSLLPVIPVTLRLNPREALEGRHPQDGRSAWPPPRPGQGGLWEAGPKGPGTAQAHRDLTLYKVAALGLASGIVLVLLLLCLYRVLCPRNYGQPGAGPGRRRRGELPCDDYGYAPPETEIVPLVLRGHLMDIECLASDGMLLVSCCLAGHVCVWDAQTGDCLTRIPHPGRQRRDSGVGSGLETQETWERLSDGGKGGPEEPGDSPPLRHRPRGPPPPALFGDQPDLTCLIDTNFAARPQLPEPVQPEPRYRAGRRAQDSAGYDFSRLVQRVYQEGGMAPVHTPALRPPSPGPTFPLAPEDEAGFPPEKSCPSLAWAPSADGSIWSLELQGSLIVVGRSSGRLEVWDAIEGTLRCSSEEVSSGITALVFLDKRIVAARLNGSLDFFSLETHTALSPLQFRGAPGRGSSPASPACSSSDRVACHLTHTVPCAHQKPITALKAAAGRLVTGSQDHTLRVFRLEDSCCLFTLQGHSGAITTVYIDQAPTPTPADHGAGQRRPRRGHLPVGRADRQPGQPHVRSPWGCHLPHLHHLVRHQQWPGRPHQHLGPQHGHQALLHPAGPGLWREPGCHLRQPAGDRRPGLCFLLGPELRGPVTDSLPGQEQRGPAGPPDPGAGQRCHCLQLWQRAQPGVRALCAGEAGLRVGLPHPSGWGARLATHGTWTGGVLSLGKAASDCPVLPHDCNIKSVFLNDISQGPFEPLVSSLGRALPSLTPSWCLKCSTGLDLAQLRAAPARSHMKSGQLQSWGGGQPGASSRHSLHKQVGVASQEQQRADTGHRTGLFIR from the exons ATGCTCCTGCACCCCAGCCCCAACTGCAGCCTCAGAGCAGAGAGCCTGGTCCATGTGCACTTCAAGGAGGAGATTGGCATCGCTGAGCTCATCCCCCTGGTGACCACCTACATCATCCTGTTCGCCTACATCTACTTCTCCACAC GTAAGATCGACATGGTCAAGTCCAAGTGGGGCCTGGCTCTGGCTGCCGTCGTCACAGTGCTCAGCTCGCTGCTCATGTCTGTGGGGCTCTGCACACTCTTCGGCCTGACACCCACGCTCAATGGCGG GGAGATCTTCCCCTACCTGGTGGTGGTCATCGGGCTGGAGAACGTGCTGGTGCTCACCAAGTCCGTCGTCTCCACCCCGGTGGACCTCGAGGTGAAGCTGCGCATTGCCCAAG GCCTGAGCAGCGAGAGCTGGTCCATCATGAAGAACATGGCCACAGAGCTGGGCATCGTCCTCATTGGCTACTTCACCCTAGTGCCTGCCATCCAG GAGTTCTGTCTTTTTGCCGTCGTGGGgctggtgtctgactttttcctTCAGATGCTGTTTTTCACCACTGTCCTGTCCATTGACATTCGCCGGATGGAG CTGGCGGACCTGAACAAGCGGCTGCCCCCTGAGGCCTGCCTGCCCCCAGCCAAGCCGGTGGGGCGGCCAACACGCTTTGAGCGGCAGCCGACTGTGCGGCCATCCATGCCCCACACCATCACACTGCAGCCGTCCTCCTTCCGCAACCTGCGTCTCCCCAAGCGGCTGCGTGTCATCTACTTCCTGGCCCGAACCCGCCTGGCACAGCGCCTCATCATG GCTGGCACGGTGGTGTGGATCGGCATCCTTGTGTACACGGACCCAGCTGGGCTGCGCACCTACCTGGCCGCCCAGGTAACGGAGCAGAGCCCGCTGGGCGAGGGtgccctggctcctctgcctgtgcccAGTGGCGTGCTGCCTGCCAGCCACCCGGATCCTGCCTTTTCCATCTTCCCGCCGGATGCCTCCAAGTTACCCGAGAACCAGACGTTGCCAGGGGAGCCGCCTGAGCCCGGGGGTCTCGCCGAGGGCGTCCATGACAGCCCGGCCCCAGAGGTCACCTGGGGGCCCGAGGACGAGGAGCTCTGGAGGAAACTGTCCTTCCGCCACTGGCCCACGCTCTTCAGCTATTACAACATCACACTGGCCAAGAG GTACGTCAGCCTGCTGCCTGTCATCCCCGTCACGCTCCGCCTGAACCCGCGGGAGGCTCTGGAGGGCCGGCACCCTCAGGATGGCCGCAGCGCCtggcccccgccccggcccgggcagggtgggctctgggaggccGGCCCCAAGGGGCCAGGCACGGCGCAGGCGCACAGAGACCTCACCCTGTACAA GGTGGCGGCGCTTGGCCTGGCCTCAGGCATCgtgcttgtgctgctgctgctctgcctgTACCGTGTGCTCTGCCCGCGCAACTACGGGCAGCCCGGCGCGGGGCCCggccggcggcggcggggggAGCTGCCCTGCGACGATTATGGCTACGCGCCCCCCGAGACGGAGATTGTGCCCCTGGTGCTGCGCGGGCACCTCATG GACATCGAGTGTCTGGCCAGCGACGGGATGCTACTGGTGAGCTGTTGCCTGGCAGGCCACGTGTGTGTATGGGACGCGCAGACCGGAGACTGCCTCACCCGCATCCCGCACCCGGG CAGGCAGCGGCGGGACAGCGGTGTTGGTAGCGggctggagactcaggagacctgggaacGGCTGTCGGACGGCGGGAAGGGTGGCCcggaggagcctggggacagCCCTCCGCTGCGGCACCGGCCCCGGGgccctccaccccctgccctctTTGGGGACCAGCCAGACCTCACCTGCTTGATTGACACCAACTTTGCAGCGCGGCCACAGCTCCCCGAGCCGGTTCAGCCCGAGCCCCGGTACCGGGCGGGCCGCCGTGCTCAAGACTCCGCAGGCTACGACTTCAGCCGCCTGGTGCAGCGCGTGTACCAGGAGGGGGGCATGGCTCCCGTGCACACGCCAGCCCTGCGCCCACCCTCTCCCGGGCCCACGTTCCCCCTGGCCCCTGAGGACGAGGCTGGCTTTCCTCCCGAGAAGAGCTGCCCGTCCCTCGCCTGGGCCCCCAGCGCAGATGGCTCCATCTGGAGTCTGGAGTTGCAGGGCAGCCTCATCGTGGTGGGGCGGAGCAGTGGCCGGCTGGAG GTGTGGGACGCCATCGAGGGCACCCTGCGCTGCAGCAGTGAGGAAGTGTCATCAGGCATCACGGCCCTCGTTTTCCTGGACAAAAG GATTGTGGCCGCCCGACTCAATGGCTCCCTCGATTTCTTCTCTTTGGAGACCCACACTGCCCTCAGCCCCCTGCAGTTCCGAG GGGCCCCGGGGCGGGGCAGTTCCCCTGCCTCCCCCGCGTGCAGCAGCAGTGACAGGGTGGCTTGCCACCTGACCCACACCGTGCCCTGTGCACACCAGAAGCCCATCACAGCCCTGAAGGCCGCTGCCGGGCGCCTCGTGACTGGCAGCCAGGACCACACACTGAGA GTGTTCCGCCTGGAGGATTCGTGCTGCCTCTTCACCCTGCAGGGCCACTCGGGGGCCATCACGACCGTGTATATTGACCAG GCCCCCACACCCACTCCTGCAGACCATGGTGCTGGCCAGCGGAGGCCAAGACGGGGCCATCTGCCTGTGGGACGTGCTGACCGGCAGCCGGGTCAGCCACATGTTCGCTCACCGTGGGGATGTCACCTCCCTCACCTGCACCACCTCGTGCGTCATCAGCAGTGGCCTGGACGACCTCATCAGCATCTGGGACCGCAGCACGGGCATCAAGCTCTACTCCATCCAGCAG GACCTGGGCTGTGGCGCGAGCCTGGGTGTCATCTCAGACAACCTGCTGGTGACCGGCGGCCAGGGCTGTGTTTCCTTTTGGGACCTGAACTACGGGGACCTGTTACAGACAGTCTACCTGGGCAAGAACAGCGAGGCCCAGCCGGCCCGCCAGATCCTGGTGCTGGACAACGCTGCCATTGTCTGCAACTTTGGCAGCGAGCTCAGCCTGGTGTACGTGCCCTCTGTGCTGGAGAAGCTGGACTGAGGGTGGGCCTTCCCCACCCCTCTGGCTGGGGCGCTCGGTTGGCAACGCATGGGACCTGGACGGGGGGAGTGCTGAGTCTTGGGAAAGCTGCTTCTGACTGTCCTGTCCTGCCTCATGACTGTAATattaaatctgtttttttaaatgacatcagCCAGGGGCCTTTTGAGCCACTTGTGTCTTCCCTTGGACGGGCTCTGCCATCACTCACACCCTCCTGGTGCCTGAAGTGCAGCACTGGGTTAGACCTTGCTCAGCTCAGAGCGGCTCCTGCCAGGAGCCACATGAAGTCAGGGCAGTTACAAAGTTGGGGCGGGGGGCAACCTGGCGCCAGCTCTAGACACTCCTTGCATAAGCAGGTCGGAGTGGCCTCCCAGGAGCAGCAACGGGCAGACACTGGCCACAGAACAGGTTTGTTTATTCGATAG
- the SCAP gene encoding sterol regulatory element-binding protein cleavage-activating protein isoform X3, whose translation MTLTERLREKISQAFYNHGLFCASYPIPIILFTGLCILACCYPLLKLPLPGTGPVEFTTPVKDYSPPPLTSDHKPGEPNEQPEWYVGAPVAYIQQIFVKSSVSPWHKNLLAVDVFRSPLSRAFQLVEEIRNHVLKDSSGTRSLEDVCLQVTDLLPGLRKLRNLLPEHGCLLLSPGNFWQNDRERFHADPDIIRTIHQHEPKTLQTSATLKDLLFGVPGKYSGVSLYTRKRLVSYTITLVFQHYHAKFLGSLRARLMLLHPSPNCSLRAESLVHVHFKEEIGIAELIPLVTTYIILFAYIYFSTRKIDMVKSKWGLALAAVVTVLSSLLMSVGLCTLFGLTPTLNGGEIFPYLVVVIGLENVLVLTKSVVSTPVDLEVKLRIAQGLSSESWSIMKNMATELGIVLIGYFTLVPAIQEFCLFAVVGLVSDFFLQMLFFTTVLSIDIRRMELADLNKRLPPEACLPPAKPVGRPTRFERQPTVRPSMPHTITLQPSSFRNLRLPKRLRVIYFLARTRLAQRLIMAGTVVWIGILVYTDPAGLRTYLAAQVTEQSPLGEGALAPLPVPSGVLPASHPDPAFSIFPPDASKLPENQTLPGEPPEPGGLAEGVHDSPAPEVTWGPEDEELWRKLSFRHWPTLFSYYNITLAKRYVSLLPVIPVTLRLNPREALEGRHPQDGRSAWPPPRPGQGGLWEAGPKGPGTAQAHRDLTLYKVAALGLASGIVLVLLLLCLYRVLCPRNYGQPGAGPGRRRRGELPCDDYGYAPPETEIVPLVLRGHLMDIECLASDGMLLVSCCLAGHVCVWDAQTGDCLTRIPHPGRQRRDSGVGSGLETQETWERLSDGGKGGPEEPGDSPPLRHRPRGPPPPALFGDQPDLTCLIDTNFAARPQLPEPVQPEPRYRAGRRAQDSAGYDFSRLVQRVYQEGGMAPVHTPALRPPSPGPTFPLAPEDEAGFPPEKSCPSLAWAPSADGSIWSLELQGSLIVVGRSSGRLEVWDAIEGTLRCSSEEVSSGITALVFLDKRIVAARLNGSLDFFSLETHTALSPLQFRGAPGRGSSPASPACSSSDRVACHLTHTVPCAHQKPITALKAAAGRLVTGSQDHTLRVFRLEDSCCLFTLQGHSGAITTVYIDQTMVLASGGQDGAICLWDVLTGSRVSHMFAHRGDVTSLTCTTSCVISSGLDDLISIWDRSTGIKLYSIQQDLGCGASLGVISDNLLVTGGQGCVSFWDLNYGDLLQTVYLGKNSEAQPARQILVLDNAAIVCNFGSELSLVYVPSVLEKLD comes from the exons TACGTGGGGGCCCCGGTGGCTTATATCCAGCAGATATTTGTGAAATCTTCCGTGTCTCCCTGGCACAAGAACCTCCTAGCAGTAGATGTGTTCCGCTCACCTCTGTCGAGGGCATTCCAGCTGGTGGAGGAGATTCGGAACCACGTGCTGAAAGACAG CTCCGGGACCAGGAGCCTGGAGGACGTGTGCCTGCAGGTGACTGACCTGCTGCCAGGCCTCAGGAAGCTCCGCAACCTCCTGCCCGAGCATGGATGCCTGCTGCTCTCCCCCGGGAACTTCTGGCAGAATGACAGGGAGCGCTTCCACGCAGATCCCGACATCATCAGGACCATCCACCAGCACGAGCCCAAAACCCTGCAGACCTCGGCCACACTCAAAG ACCTGCTGTTTGGCGTCCCTGGGAAGTACAGCGGGGTGAGCCTGTACACCAGGAAGCGGCTGGTCTCATACACCATCACCCTGGTCTTCCAGCACTACCACGCCAA gtTCCTGGGCAGCCTGCGGGCCCGCCTGATGCTCCTGCACCCCAGCCCCAACTGCAGCCTCAGAGCAGAGAGCCTGGTCCATGTGCACTTCAAGGAGGAGATTGGCATCGCTGAGCTCATCCCCCTGGTGACCACCTACATCATCCTGTTCGCCTACATCTACTTCTCCACAC GTAAGATCGACATGGTCAAGTCCAAGTGGGGCCTGGCTCTGGCTGCCGTCGTCACAGTGCTCAGCTCGCTGCTCATGTCTGTGGGGCTCTGCACACTCTTCGGCCTGACACCCACGCTCAATGGCGG GGAGATCTTCCCCTACCTGGTGGTGGTCATCGGGCTGGAGAACGTGCTGGTGCTCACCAAGTCCGTCGTCTCCACCCCGGTGGACCTCGAGGTGAAGCTGCGCATTGCCCAAG GCCTGAGCAGCGAGAGCTGGTCCATCATGAAGAACATGGCCACAGAGCTGGGCATCGTCCTCATTGGCTACTTCACCCTAGTGCCTGCCATCCAG GAGTTCTGTCTTTTTGCCGTCGTGGGgctggtgtctgactttttcctTCAGATGCTGTTTTTCACCACTGTCCTGTCCATTGACATTCGCCGGATGGAG CTGGCGGACCTGAACAAGCGGCTGCCCCCTGAGGCCTGCCTGCCCCCAGCCAAGCCGGTGGGGCGGCCAACACGCTTTGAGCGGCAGCCGACTGTGCGGCCATCCATGCCCCACACCATCACACTGCAGCCGTCCTCCTTCCGCAACCTGCGTCTCCCCAAGCGGCTGCGTGTCATCTACTTCCTGGCCCGAACCCGCCTGGCACAGCGCCTCATCATG GCTGGCACGGTGGTGTGGATCGGCATCCTTGTGTACACGGACCCAGCTGGGCTGCGCACCTACCTGGCCGCCCAGGTAACGGAGCAGAGCCCGCTGGGCGAGGGtgccctggctcctctgcctgtgcccAGTGGCGTGCTGCCTGCCAGCCACCCGGATCCTGCCTTTTCCATCTTCCCGCCGGATGCCTCCAAGTTACCCGAGAACCAGACGTTGCCAGGGGAGCCGCCTGAGCCCGGGGGTCTCGCCGAGGGCGTCCATGACAGCCCGGCCCCAGAGGTCACCTGGGGGCCCGAGGACGAGGAGCTCTGGAGGAAACTGTCCTTCCGCCACTGGCCCACGCTCTTCAGCTATTACAACATCACACTGGCCAAGAG GTACGTCAGCCTGCTGCCTGTCATCCCCGTCACGCTCCGCCTGAACCCGCGGGAGGCTCTGGAGGGCCGGCACCCTCAGGATGGCCGCAGCGCCtggcccccgccccggcccgggcagggtgggctctgggaggccGGCCCCAAGGGGCCAGGCACGGCGCAGGCGCACAGAGACCTCACCCTGTACAA GGTGGCGGCGCTTGGCCTGGCCTCAGGCATCgtgcttgtgctgctgctgctctgcctgTACCGTGTGCTCTGCCCGCGCAACTACGGGCAGCCCGGCGCGGGGCCCggccggcggcggcggggggAGCTGCCCTGCGACGATTATGGCTACGCGCCCCCCGAGACGGAGATTGTGCCCCTGGTGCTGCGCGGGCACCTCATG GACATCGAGTGTCTGGCCAGCGACGGGATGCTACTGGTGAGCTGTTGCCTGGCAGGCCACGTGTGTGTATGGGACGCGCAGACCGGAGACTGCCTCACCCGCATCCCGCACCCGGG CAGGCAGCGGCGGGACAGCGGTGTTGGTAGCGggctggagactcaggagacctgggaacGGCTGTCGGACGGCGGGAAGGGTGGCCcggaggagcctggggacagCCCTCCGCTGCGGCACCGGCCCCGGGgccctccaccccctgccctctTTGGGGACCAGCCAGACCTCACCTGCTTGATTGACACCAACTTTGCAGCGCGGCCACAGCTCCCCGAGCCGGTTCAGCCCGAGCCCCGGTACCGGGCGGGCCGCCGTGCTCAAGACTCCGCAGGCTACGACTTCAGCCGCCTGGTGCAGCGCGTGTACCAGGAGGGGGGCATGGCTCCCGTGCACACGCCAGCCCTGCGCCCACCCTCTCCCGGGCCCACGTTCCCCCTGGCCCCTGAGGACGAGGCTGGCTTTCCTCCCGAGAAGAGCTGCCCGTCCCTCGCCTGGGCCCCCAGCGCAGATGGCTCCATCTGGAGTCTGGAGTTGCAGGGCAGCCTCATCGTGGTGGGGCGGAGCAGTGGCCGGCTGGAG GTGTGGGACGCCATCGAGGGCACCCTGCGCTGCAGCAGTGAGGAAGTGTCATCAGGCATCACGGCCCTCGTTTTCCTGGACAAAAG GATTGTGGCCGCCCGACTCAATGGCTCCCTCGATTTCTTCTCTTTGGAGACCCACACTGCCCTCAGCCCCCTGCAGTTCCGAG GGGCCCCGGGGCGGGGCAGTTCCCCTGCCTCCCCCGCGTGCAGCAGCAGTGACAGGGTGGCTTGCCACCTGACCCACACCGTGCCCTGTGCACACCAGAAGCCCATCACAGCCCTGAAGGCCGCTGCCGGGCGCCTCGTGACTGGCAGCCAGGACCACACACTGAGA GTGTTCCGCCTGGAGGATTCGTGCTGCCTCTTCACCCTGCAGGGCCACTCGGGGGCCATCACGACCGTGTATATTGACCAG ACCATGGTGCTGGCCAGCGGAGGCCAAGACGGGGCCATCTGCCTGTGGGACGTGCTGACCGGCAGCCGGGTCAGCCACATGTTCGCTCACCGTGGGGATGTCACCTCCCTCACCTGCACCACCTCGTGCGTCATCAGCAGTGGCCTGGACGACCTCATCAGCATCTGGGACCGCAGCACGGGCATCAAGCTCTACTCCATCCAGCAG GACCTGGGCTGTGGCGCGAGCCTGGGTGTCATCTCAGACAACCTGCTGGTGACCGGCGGCCAGGGCTGTGTTTCCTTTTGGGACCTGAACTACGGGGACCTGTTACAGACAGTCTACCTGGGCAAGAACAGCGAGGCCCAGCCGGCCCGCCAGATCCTGGTGCTGGACAACGCTGCCATTGTCTGCAACTTTGGCAGCGAGCTCAGCCTGGTGTACGTGCCCTCTGTGCTGGAGAAGCTGGACTGA
- the SCAP gene encoding sterol regulatory element-binding protein cleavage-activating protein isoform X4, producing MTLTERLREKISQAFYNHGLFCASYPIPIILFTGLCILACCYPLLKLPLPGTGPVEFTTPVKDYSPPPLTSDHKPGEPNEQPEWYVGAPVAYIQQIFVKSSVSPWHKNLLAVDVFRSPLSRAFQLVEEIRNHVLKDSSGTRSLEDVCLQVTDLLPGLRKLRNLLPEHGCLLLSPGNFWQNDRERFHADPDIIRTIHQHEPKTLQTSATLKDLLFGVPGKYSGVSLYTRKRLVSYTITLVFQHYHAKFLGSLRARLMLLHPSPNCSLRAESLVHVHFKEEIGIAELIPLVTTYIILFAYIYFSTRKIDMVKSKWGLALAAVVTVLSSLLMSVGLCTLFGLTPTLNGGEIFPYLVVVIGLENVLVLTKSVVSTPVDLEVKLRIAQGLSSESWSIMKNMATELGIVLIGYFTLVPAIQEFCLFAVVGLVSDFFLQMLFFTTVLSIDIRRMELADLNKRLPPEACLPPAKPVGRPTRFERQPTVRPSMPHTITLQPSSFRNLRLPKRLRVIYFLARTRLAQRLIMAGTVVWIGILVYTDPAGLRTYLAAQVTEQSPLGEGALAPLPVPSGVLPASHPDPAFSIFPPDASKLPENQTLPGEPPEPGGLAEGVHDSPAPEVTWGPEDEELWRKLSFRHWPTLFSYYNITLAKRYVSLLPVIPVTLRLNPREALEGRHPQDGRSAWPPPRPGQGGLWEAGPKGPGTAQAHRDLTLYKVAALGLASGIVLVLLLLCLYRVLCPRNYGQPGAGPGRRRRGELPCDDYGYAPPETEIVPLVLRGHLMDIECLASDGMLLVSCCLAGHVCVWDAQTGDCLTRIPHPGQRRDSGVGSGLETQETWERLSDGGKGGPEEPGDSPPLRHRPRGPPPPALFGDQPDLTCLIDTNFAARPQLPEPVQPEPRYRAGRRAQDSAGYDFSRLVQRVYQEGGMAPVHTPALRPPSPGPTFPLAPEDEAGFPPEKSCPSLAWAPSADGSIWSLELQGSLIVVGRSSGRLEVWDAIEGTLRCSSEEVSSGITALVFLDKRIVAARLNGSLDFFSLETHTALSPLQFRGAPGRGSSPASPACSSSDRVACHLTHTVPCAHQKPITALKAAAGRLVTGSQDHTLRVFRLEDSCCLFTLQGHSGAITTVYIDQTMVLASGGQDGAICLWDVLTGSRVSHMFAHRGDVTSLTCTTSCVISSGLDDLISIWDRSTGIKLYSIQQDLGCGASLGVISDNLLVTGGQGCVSFWDLNYGDLLQTVYLGKNSEAQPARQILVLDNAAIVCNFGSELSLVYVPSVLEKLD from the exons TACGTGGGGGCCCCGGTGGCTTATATCCAGCAGATATTTGTGAAATCTTCCGTGTCTCCCTGGCACAAGAACCTCCTAGCAGTAGATGTGTTCCGCTCACCTCTGTCGAGGGCATTCCAGCTGGTGGAGGAGATTCGGAACCACGTGCTGAAAGACAG CTCCGGGACCAGGAGCCTGGAGGACGTGTGCCTGCAGGTGACTGACCTGCTGCCAGGCCTCAGGAAGCTCCGCAACCTCCTGCCCGAGCATGGATGCCTGCTGCTCTCCCCCGGGAACTTCTGGCAGAATGACAGGGAGCGCTTCCACGCAGATCCCGACATCATCAGGACCATCCACCAGCACGAGCCCAAAACCCTGCAGACCTCGGCCACACTCAAAG ACCTGCTGTTTGGCGTCCCTGGGAAGTACAGCGGGGTGAGCCTGTACACCAGGAAGCGGCTGGTCTCATACACCATCACCCTGGTCTTCCAGCACTACCACGCCAA gtTCCTGGGCAGCCTGCGGGCCCGCCTGATGCTCCTGCACCCCAGCCCCAACTGCAGCCTCAGAGCAGAGAGCCTGGTCCATGTGCACTTCAAGGAGGAGATTGGCATCGCTGAGCTCATCCCCCTGGTGACCACCTACATCATCCTGTTCGCCTACATCTACTTCTCCACAC GTAAGATCGACATGGTCAAGTCCAAGTGGGGCCTGGCTCTGGCTGCCGTCGTCACAGTGCTCAGCTCGCTGCTCATGTCTGTGGGGCTCTGCACACTCTTCGGCCTGACACCCACGCTCAATGGCGG GGAGATCTTCCCCTACCTGGTGGTGGTCATCGGGCTGGAGAACGTGCTGGTGCTCACCAAGTCCGTCGTCTCCACCCCGGTGGACCTCGAGGTGAAGCTGCGCATTGCCCAAG GCCTGAGCAGCGAGAGCTGGTCCATCATGAAGAACATGGCCACAGAGCTGGGCATCGTCCTCATTGGCTACTTCACCCTAGTGCCTGCCATCCAG GAGTTCTGTCTTTTTGCCGTCGTGGGgctggtgtctgactttttcctTCAGATGCTGTTTTTCACCACTGTCCTGTCCATTGACATTCGCCGGATGGAG CTGGCGGACCTGAACAAGCGGCTGCCCCCTGAGGCCTGCCTGCCCCCAGCCAAGCCGGTGGGGCGGCCAACACGCTTTGAGCGGCAGCCGACTGTGCGGCCATCCATGCCCCACACCATCACACTGCAGCCGTCCTCCTTCCGCAACCTGCGTCTCCCCAAGCGGCTGCGTGTCATCTACTTCCTGGCCCGAACCCGCCTGGCACAGCGCCTCATCATG GCTGGCACGGTGGTGTGGATCGGCATCCTTGTGTACACGGACCCAGCTGGGCTGCGCACCTACCTGGCCGCCCAGGTAACGGAGCAGAGCCCGCTGGGCGAGGGtgccctggctcctctgcctgtgcccAGTGGCGTGCTGCCTGCCAGCCACCCGGATCCTGCCTTTTCCATCTTCCCGCCGGATGCCTCCAAGTTACCCGAGAACCAGACGTTGCCAGGGGAGCCGCCTGAGCCCGGGGGTCTCGCCGAGGGCGTCCATGACAGCCCGGCCCCAGAGGTCACCTGGGGGCCCGAGGACGAGGAGCTCTGGAGGAAACTGTCCTTCCGCCACTGGCCCACGCTCTTCAGCTATTACAACATCACACTGGCCAAGAG GTACGTCAGCCTGCTGCCTGTCATCCCCGTCACGCTCCGCCTGAACCCGCGGGAGGCTCTGGAGGGCCGGCACCCTCAGGATGGCCGCAGCGCCtggcccccgccccggcccgggcagggtgggctctgggaggccGGCCCCAAGGGGCCAGGCACGGCGCAGGCGCACAGAGACCTCACCCTGTACAA GGTGGCGGCGCTTGGCCTGGCCTCAGGCATCgtgcttgtgctgctgctgctctgcctgTACCGTGTGCTCTGCCCGCGCAACTACGGGCAGCCCGGCGCGGGGCCCggccggcggcggcggggggAGCTGCCCTGCGACGATTATGGCTACGCGCCCCCCGAGACGGAGATTGTGCCCCTGGTGCTGCGCGGGCACCTCATG GACATCGAGTGTCTGGCCAGCGACGGGATGCTACTGGTGAGCTGTTGCCTGGCAGGCCACGTGTGTGTATGGGACGCGCAGACCGGAGACTGCCTCACCCGCATCCCGCACCCGGG GCAGCGGCGGGACAGCGGTGTTGGTAGCGggctggagactcaggagacctgggaacGGCTGTCGGACGGCGGGAAGGGTGGCCcggaggagcctggggacagCCCTCCGCTGCGGCACCGGCCCCGGGgccctccaccccctgccctctTTGGGGACCAGCCAGACCTCACCTGCTTGATTGACACCAACTTTGCAGCGCGGCCACAGCTCCCCGAGCCGGTTCAGCCCGAGCCCCGGTACCGGGCGGGCCGCCGTGCTCAAGACTCCGCAGGCTACGACTTCAGCCGCCTGGTGCAGCGCGTGTACCAGGAGGGGGGCATGGCTCCCGTGCACACGCCAGCCCTGCGCCCACCCTCTCCCGGGCCCACGTTCCCCCTGGCCCCTGAGGACGAGGCTGGCTTTCCTCCCGAGAAGAGCTGCCCGTCCCTCGCCTGGGCCCCCAGCGCAGATGGCTCCATCTGGAGTCTGGAGTTGCAGGGCAGCCTCATCGTGGTGGGGCGGAGCAGTGGCCGGCTGGAG GTGTGGGACGCCATCGAGGGCACCCTGCGCTGCAGCAGTGAGGAAGTGTCATCAGGCATCACGGCCCTCGTTTTCCTGGACAAAAG GATTGTGGCCGCCCGACTCAATGGCTCCCTCGATTTCTTCTCTTTGGAGACCCACACTGCCCTCAGCCCCCTGCAGTTCCGAG GGGCCCCGGGGCGGGGCAGTTCCCCTGCCTCCCCCGCGTGCAGCAGCAGTGACAGGGTGGCTTGCCACCTGACCCACACCGTGCCCTGTGCACACCAGAAGCCCATCACAGCCCTGAAGGCCGCTGCCGGGCGCCTCGTGACTGGCAGCCAGGACCACACACTGAGA GTGTTCCGCCTGGAGGATTCGTGCTGCCTCTTCACCCTGCAGGGCCACTCGGGGGCCATCACGACCGTGTATATTGACCAG ACCATGGTGCTGGCCAGCGGAGGCCAAGACGGGGCCATCTGCCTGTGGGACGTGCTGACCGGCAGCCGGGTCAGCCACATGTTCGCTCACCGTGGGGATGTCACCTCCCTCACCTGCACCACCTCGTGCGTCATCAGCAGTGGCCTGGACGACCTCATCAGCATCTGGGACCGCAGCACGGGCATCAAGCTCTACTCCATCCAGCAG GACCTGGGCTGTGGCGCGAGCCTGGGTGTCATCTCAGACAACCTGCTGGTGACCGGCGGCCAGGGCTGTGTTTCCTTTTGGGACCTGAACTACGGGGACCTGTTACAGACAGTCTACCTGGGCAAGAACAGCGAGGCCCAGCCGGCCCGCCAGATCCTGGTGCTGGACAACGCTGCCATTGTCTGCAACTTTGGCAGCGAGCTCAGCCTGGTGTACGTGCCCTCTGTGCTGGAGAAGCTGGACTGA